The genomic window ACGTGATCATTCTTCAGTTACGATTGTCTTGCGGCCGCCGCCGGCCATGATCTGACCGAAACCGCCGCGCTCGTGAATCGAAAAAACGATAATCGGTATGCTGTTTTCGCGGGCTACCGCCACAGCGGCAACATCCATCACTTGCAGCCCGCGTTCAAGCACCTGGCGATGGGTCAATGCGTCGAAGCGGGTGGCATCGGGGTCCTTTTTCGGATCGGCTGAATAGATGCCATCAACCTGGGTACCCTTGAAAATCGCCTCGGCGCCGATTTCGGCGGCGCGAAGCGCTGCGGCGGAATCGGTGGTGAAGAACGGATTGCCGGTACCGCCGGCGAAGATCACCACCCTGCCCGCTTCCATATGCATGCGGGTCGCGCGCTGGGAAAACGACTGACAGATTTCCGGCATCGCGATCGCCGACAGAACCACGGTGTCGACCTGCATCTTGCGCAGCGAGGTCGCGAGCGCCAGCGCGTTGATCACGGTGCCAAGCATGCCCATGTGATCGCCGGTGACACGCTCGCCGCCCTTGGAGGCCACGGCGACGCCGCGGAAGATATTGCCGCCACCGACGACGATGCCGATTTCAACGCCCATGGCGCGAACCTGCGCGATATCCGAAGCGATCCGATCAGCGACATTGACATCGATCCCGAAGCCCTGATCGCCCATCAGCGCCTCACCGGAAACCTTCAGCAAAACGCGGTTGAAAATCGGTTTCGTCAACGCCGCAAACTCCCTTGTAAAGCAATGCCATCCCGATACACGAAGGGCGCCGCAATGTCACGCGGCGCCCCCGGCATTTCAACGGCTTATCCTGAAATGATCCAGTCGGCCGGAAAGGCTCAACCCTTGGCCGTTGCGGCAACTTCCGCCGCGAAGTCGGATTCTTCCTTCTCGACGCCTTCGCCGAGCGCCAGGCGGGCAATTGCCGCAACCCGGATCGGCGCGCCGGCATCCTTTTCCGCTTCCTTGACCGCCTGTTCGACGGTCAGGTCGGGGTTGATGACGAACTGCTGCGACAGCAGCGCCACTTCCTGGAAGAACTTGCGCATGCGGCCTTCCACCATCTTTTCGGCGATAGCGGCGGGCTTGCCGGATTCCTTGGCCTGCTCCAGGAACACCGAACGCTCGCGAGCGGCGACATCGGCATCGACTTCCTCGGGACGCACGGCAAGCGGGTTGGTCGCCGCGATATGCATGGCGACCTGACGGCCGATCGCGTTCAGCGCATCCTTGTCGCCATCCGATTCGAGGGCGACCAGAACGCCGAGCTTGCCGAGACCATCGCCGACGGCATTGTGCATGTAGGTCGCGACAACGCCGGAGCCGACCGAAAGCTTGACGGAACGACGCAGCGTCATGTTCTCGCCGATCGTGCCGATCGCGTCCTTGATGGTGTCGGCGACGGACTTGCCGGACTTCGGATAAGTGGCGGCGGCAACGGCCTCGACGGAACCATCGGTGGCAAGCGCCACTTCGGCAATGCCGGAGACGAGCTGCTGGAAGGCGTCGTTGCGGGCAACGAAGTCGGTCTCGGAATTGACCTCGACGACGACCGCTTCCGCATTGCCGGCGGCAATGCCGATCAGGCCTTCGGCGGCCGTGCGGCCGGATTTCTTGTCAGCCTTGGAGATGCCCTTGGCGCGCAGCCAGTCGATGGCGGCTTCCATGTCGCCGCCGGTTTCGGCGAGCGCCTTCTTGCAATCCATCATGCCCGCGCCGCTCTTTTCGCGCAGTTCCTTCACCATTGCAGCCGTAATCGTGCTCATAACTTGCCTCTCGTCCATTCGCTGGGCAGCGCCATCGGGCGCGCCGGTCGGGAGTGTACCCGTGTCTGTGACAGGGTGATGAAGCTCATCCCCTGACGGCCAGGCCGTTTTTCGGCTGGCGCTATGAAAATATGCATCGGGCGGCCCGATTTGAAGGCCATCCCTCAATTCCCGAAATTCCATGGCGGCGTCGAAAACGCCGCCATGCTCAGGTCTTCCGGCGCTTCAGGCCATATACCTGAAGCCGACCACCTTATTCGGCGGGCTTTTCAGCAGCCGCTTCCTCGGCGGGCGCTTCCTCGGCAGGTGCCTCTTCAAGCGCCGGCTCGACCGGTGCTTCGGCGGCAGCGCCCAGATCCATGCCCGAAGCGCCCTGCTGACGGGCGATGCCGTCGATGGCGGCGCGCGAGATCAGGTCGCAATAAAGCGCGATCGCGCGCGAGGCATCGTCATTGCCGGGGATCGGATAGTCGACTTCATCCGGATCGCAGTTCGAATCGACGATGGCCACGACCGGAATGCCAAGACGCTTGGCTTCGTCGATCGCGATCTTTTCCTTGTTGGTGTCGATGATCACGATCAGGTCCGGGACGCCGCCCATGTCGCGGATACCGCCAAGCGCGCGGTTGAGCTTTTCACGCTCGCGATCAAGGTTCAGGCGCTCCTTCTTGGTGAAGCCCTGCGCTTCATTGGCAAGGATTTCGTCGAGCTTGCGCAGGCGCTGGATCGAGTTCGAAATCGTGCGCCAGTTGGTCAGCATGCCGCCGAGCCAGCGCGCATTGACGTAGTACTGCGCGGAACGCTGGGCGCTGTCGGCCACGATTTCCGAAGCCTGACGCTTGGTGCCGACCATCAGCACGCGACCGTTGCGGGCAACGGTATCGGACACGACCTGAAGGGCGCGCTGCAGCATCGGCACGGTCTGCGCGAGGTCGATGATGTGGATATTGTTGCGGTCACCAAAGATGTAGGGCTTCATCTTCGGGTTCCAGCGGTGGGTCTGGTGACCAAAATGGACGCCTGCCTCAAGCAGCTGGCGCATGGTAAAGTCGGGCAATGCCATTGCCTGTCTCCTTTTTCCGGTTGAACCTCCGCAGACCTGAGAACGGACAGAACCCTGTCCGGCACCGGCGGAGCGCACCGGATTTCTCCCGGAACACCCCATGGCCTGCGTGTGGAATGCGGGCGCGATAGCCTGTTTTCGAACGGAATGCAAGTGTCGCGGCGATTTAGAGCGCCAGCCGGCAAGCTGCGATCCGGATTGCCAGAGGCTCTCCTGTTCGGTGCTCAGCGGCGCGAGGCGGCCGTCGTCGGTAGGTCTTCGCAATCGGCGGGATCAAGCATTTCGAGCTTGTCGAGGCGGCCGGCCATTTTGAAATTGCCAAAATCCATCAGCAGATCGCGGCTGACGCCGTTTTCCGCGAGCGTCATGGAAACGGTATAATCAGGCATCTGGTCACCATCATGCGATGATATCGGAAAATAGGCGGTGGTGATCGGCCATCCGTCGGGCCCGTTGCCATCGCCCTTCTCCCGATCCCCGATCAGCGTGACCGCGCGCATCACATCCTGGCCCGACCCGTCGAAGGAGGCCGCCTCGTAGACGCGCTTGCCGGCAACCGCCGCGTCGATGACATGGGCAAGATATTCCGTCGGGAATTCAGCCTTGCCGATATCCAACGGACTCTGCCCGCCAAGCTTCAGCGCAATCATGCGATTATCGGTGCGATTGGCTTCGCCGGCGGTTTCCGATTGCAGGTTGAAATCGGAAAACATCTTGCTGGAAAAACTGAAGGCGCCCTTTTCCAGATCCTCGAAGGATGAGGAAATCTGGTCGGTCACCATCGGCCCGTGCTCGCGGGCGATATCCGTCACCATCCGCATTTCCGTGACGTAGCCTTCGCAGGGCGTGCCGGTGAAGGAATAGACGAAACGGCCGTGCAAGCCTTCGATGCCGGACTGGCCGGAAGCCCAGGCCAGCGACAGATCGTAGACCGCGCGGTGGGGCTCGAGCGTCACCTTGGCGGCGGGCGGCATGCCTGCCTCCGCCGTCAGCGCGAGCGTGGTGCAGAAAATTCCGGTCACTGCCAATGTCCGCATCGATATTCCCCTTGGTTTTGAATGCCGATGGTATAGAAAAGTCCCTGCTCTGCCAATCTTCATCCGAACACATCTGGAGCAGAAAATGTCTGACACCATCGCCGAAGGGCTCGAGGCGCGCTCGATCACGCCGCCGGAAGCCGCCGCGCCCGCCGAAATCGATGCTATCCCGGAAAACGCCTGATGCTCGCATGGCTGACAGCCCACCCGATCGCCCATCGCGGCTATCACGACATGAACCGCGCGATCTGGGAAAACACCCTGCCCGCCTTTCAGCGCGCGATTGATGCGGATTTCGCGATCGAATGCGATATCCACATGTCCGCCGATGGCGTTCCGATGGTGTTTCACGACGACGACCTTGAGCGCCTTTGCGGGCGAAACGGCGAAATCGAACACCTGACGGCCGCCGAGGCCCGGTCCATTGCCGTTGGAGGAACGACGGCCACGATCCCGGCGCTTGCGGATCTTCTCGATGCCTGCGGCGGCAAGGTGCCGCTGGTGATCGAACTGAAGGCGAGCCCCGCAGATCCGGCGGCCTTTGCCGAAGCGACGCTCGCCGCTCTTGCGGGCTACGACGGCGCGGTCGCGCTGATGAGCTTCGACGTCGCCCTTCTCTCCGCTCTCAAAAATGCCGGTAGCTCGCGGCCTCTCGGCCTCACGGCCGAGGGCAGAAGCGAAGAAGCACTGGCGGCCCATCGCAAAGCCTTCGCGATCGGCCTTGATTTCGTCTCCTATTATTACGATCATCTTCCCAATGAATTCGTTGCCGGACTTCGGGAAAAGGGCGTGCCGGTCATCACCTGGACGGTGCGGAACGAAGAGGCCCGCCGGCATACATTTCAAAACGCCGACCAGATGACATTCGAGGGTTTCGATCCGCGCCAGAGCAGTTCGCAGTCAGACGCCTGACATCCGCGAAGCCACGGCAAAACAGACAGAGCGTCGGGCGAAAAAGTGGAAACCGGTTTTTCGCCCGACGCGTCAAAACAAAGAATCCGGAGCATCGGGCGATGCCAACTGATCGCCCGATGCTCCAGTTCCAAGACCGCATTCCGAGAGATTTCTTGAGCGAAAACCTGCAGATCCGTATTGAAAACAGCTTCGCGAACATCGATCGCGGGGCATGGGACAGCCTTGCCGCGACCACGCCCTCGCTTGACGGCGGCGGGTTCTACAGTCCGTTTCTGTCTCACGCCTACCTGTCGGCGCTGGAGCAATCGGGCTCGGCCACGGCCGAAACCGGCTGGCTCGGCCATCATCTACTGCTGGAAACCGAGGATGGACGCCTGATCGGCGCGGTGTCCTGCTACCTGAAGAACCACAGCCAGGGCGAATATGTCTTCGATCACGGCTGGGCCGATGCATTCGAGCGGGCGGGCGGGCGCTACTACCCGAAGCTCCAGGCCTCGCTGCCGTTCACGCCCGCGACCGCGCCGCATCTGCTCGTCCGTGACGGCTACGATCATGCGACGGTCGCCAAGGTGCTGGCCGAGGGGCTTCAGGCCGTCAACGACCGGCTCGGCATATCCTCCACCCATGTCACCTTCATTCCCGAAGGCGAAATCGGCATATTCGAGCAGGCGGGCTATCTCCACCGCACCGACCAGCAGTTCCATTTCGTCAATCCCGGTTACGACAGCTACGACGCCTTCCTCGACACGCTCGCCTCGCGCAAGCGCAAGGCGCTGAAGAAGGAGCGCCGGACCGCGCTCGAAGCCGGGATCGAGATCGACTGGCTCACCGGTTCCGACCTGACCGAGGAAATCTGGGACCAGTTCTTCACCTTCTACATCGACACCGGCAGCCGCAAATGGGGGCGACCCTATCTCACCCGCGCATTCTATTCACTGATCGGCGAGCGCATGGCCAAGGACGTGCTGCTGGTGATGGCGAAGCGTGAGGGACGCTATATCGCCGGCGCGATCAACTTCATCGGCTCGGACGCGCTTTACGGACGCCACTGGGGCTGCATCGAGGACCATCGCTTCCTGCATTTCGAGGTCTGCTATCACCAGGCGATCGACTATGCGATCGCCCATGGGTTGAAGCGGGTCGAAGCCGGCGCCCAGGGCGAACACAAGCTGGCGCGCGGCTACCTCCCTGTCACCACCCATTCCGCGCACTATATCGCCCATGAAGGGCTCAGACGCGCGGTTGCCGATTTTCTCGACCATGAGCGCGAGGACGTTGCCCGTTTCAATGATATTCTCGCCGATCACGGGCCCTACAAAAGGCCCGGCGGCGAACGCACCGAGGAGGAATGAAGGATGGCCGATTACGACAACGACAATATCTTCGCCAAACTGCTGCGCGGCGAAATCCCCTCGATCCGGGTGTACGAGGATGAGCACGCCGTGGCGATCATGGACGTGATGCCGCAGGCGCCGGGTCATGTTCTGGTGATCCCGCGCGCGCCCTCGCGCAACCTGCTCGACGCCGATCCCGCGGTGCTGGCGAAGACGATGCCGGTTGTGCAGAAACTCGCCCGCGCGGTGAAGGCGGCCTTCGATGCCGATGGGGTCTATATCGGCCAGTTCAACGAGCAAGCCGCAGGCCAGACCGTCTATCACCTCCATTTCCACGTGGTCCCGCGCCACGAGAACATGCCAATGAAGCGCCACGGCGACGGCATGGAGGACACGGCCGTGCTGAAGGCCAATGCGGAAAAAATCCTGGCAGCCCTGAAAGCCTGACCATGACGCAATATCTGGCCGAAGAGTTTCAAAACGCGTTTTCCGCCGATCATATCGTGATGTTCGTCCGGCTGATCGGCGCGGCGATTTTCGGCGGACTGATCGGCTTCGAGCGCGAAATCCACCGCCACCCGGCAGGCCTAAGAACCCATATTCTGGTCAGCATGGCCGCCGCCCTGTTCGTGCTTGTCGCCATCGAGGTGCCGGAGATCATGCGCAGCGACCGTGACGTGCTGCGGGTCGATCCCACCCGCGTCGTCCAATCGATCACCGAAGGCGTCGCCTTTCTGGCCGCCGGCATCGTATTCATGCAGAAAGGCACGGTGAAGGGTCTGACGACCGGAGCCGGTCTCTGGTTTTCCGGCGCGATCGGGCTGACGATCGGTCTCGGCCTGTGGAGCCTCGGCATATTCGCCTCCCTGCTCGGCCTTATCGTTCTTTTCCTGCTCAGGCGTCTGGAATTCGCGACAAATCTAAGCAAACGCAAGGGCTTGGACGAAGAGACTGAAGAATAAGGTCAGCTTCGCTCCAGTGTGATGATATCGGCACTCTCACCCAGTTCCCTTCGGGCGATATCCACCATGCTCGTCTCATGGGTGAAGAGGATGGTCTGCAGCCCTGCGAGGCCGGCAAGCGCATTGAGGCCGGCGGCACCGCGGGCGTCATCGAACGTCTGGAAGATATCGTCGACGATCAGCGGCGCCGGTTCGTTGCGGCTGGCGTAATCCTCCAGAAAGGCAAGCCTGAGCGCGAGATAGAGCTGATCGCGCGTACCGTCGCTCAGCCCTTCCACCTGCACCTCGCCGCCGCCGGCGCGCACGGCTGAGAGCACCAGTGCATCATGCTCGCCATAAGCCTGCGAAAGTCCCTCGAAACTGTCGCGGGTCAGGGTTTTGAAGTGCCGTCCTGCAGCCGCCAGAATGGGATCGGCCCGGCCCTCGCGATAGCGCTCCAGCGCGCTGTCGAGCAGACGCCCGGCAAGCTTCAGCACCACCCATTGACGGGCAAGCGCCTGCGCTTCAGCCTCGGCCGAGACGCGATCGAAGGCGGCGGTCTCGCTGCCCTCGCCCGCTTCCAGCGCCTGTTTGCGGTGACGCAGTGCCGTGCGCCGTTCCCGCAACGCCTCGATCTCCGCCTTGTCCTCCTCGGCATCGGCCTTCAGATGTTCGAGCTCCTGCCGGCAGTCGATCTCGTCCAGCGTTTCGGCCAGCGCCCGGATATCCTCCACCGAGGCCCCGTCGCCGATCCCGGAAAACCGATGCCGTGCCTCCGCCAGAGCTTGCCGCAAAAGCGCCCGCTGCCGCAGCCGCGCCGAAAGGCCATCGATTACGACCCCTGCCGGCAGCGTCGAAGCGATGGCCGCGATCCGGCTGTCCACCCTCGCCCGTTCTAGCGTATCGGCTTCAAGCTCAAGACGAAGCCGCTCGGCGCTTTCCCTGAGCGTCGCCCGCTTCACTGCGCGTTCGGCGTGATCGGCGGCGCGCTCGGCAAGGACCTTGACGATACGCGTCGCCGGTTCCCCCGCGATATCCGCCGCCACGGCTTCCGCCAGTTTCCGGGCCTCGCCTTCGAACGCCGTGATCCGCTTGCCATCGGCCTCGACCTCCCGGGCCAGCCGCGTGCGCGTGGCCAGAAGCGATGGCAGGTCGGCCCAGAGGGCAAGTGCTGCCTCCGCGCCGGCAAGGCCGGTTTCGCCCGGCAGGCCGACACCGGCGAGACTTGCGGCAAACCGCGCGGCCACGGCCTTCTCCCCGGCTTGCAACAGCGCAAGCTGCTCCTGTCCCTTCTCGATCGCCTGCCGCGCCGCCTTCAATGCGCCGGCATGTTCTCGCGCTTCCGCCCAGCGTTCGCCGAGACGGTCGAGCGACGTGTTGACATCGCGGGCGAGCGCGCCGAGCGGCAGCGACGTATCCGTGCCGAGATTTTCAGCGAGCTTGACCAGCGCAGCGCGCAGCGCCTCGTTGTTCCGGTCGAGAACCACCTTCCTGTCTTTCAGCGAAAGCAGCGCTGTCCGCGCCTCAAGCAGCGCCTCCGCCCGCCGGCACCATTCGATCATCGCCTCAGGGGCAGCGGGCGCAATGTCGAGCCCTGAAAACAGCGCCTCATAATCCGCCTGCGCCTGCGCCACAGCCAGGAGAGCGGCCTCTCGCTTTTCCGCGCCTTGCTGCCTCTGTACGGTCTCCCGTTCCAGCCGGCGGAGATTGTCGGCATGGCGCGCCACCCGCTCGGCGTCGTCAAGCGCATTGTCGGCGAGACGGTCCGCCGCGCGGACGGCATCGGCATAAGCGTCGGTCCTGCCATCCCCGGAAAGCGTTTCGAACAGCCGGTCGCGCTCTGCCCGGGCCGCGTCGATCGCCGTACGGGTCGGGACAGGCCCGGCCTCGCGATCCTCAGTCAGCAACGCTTCCAGACGCCTGCATTCCTCGTCGATCTTCGCAAGCCCATTGTCGCAATCGGCAAGCGCCGACTTCGCCGAGGCGATATCATCACGCGCGGCTTTCAACGCCGCCTCGGCGGGAAGATCGCCACCCCGGAGGAACAGAATGTCGGTCACCGCCGGACGCAGGCTGCCGGCCTGCTCATGGAGAACGCGTTCCTTGCCGGCGATCTCCGCTTCGAGCGTTTCCGCCTCTCTTATGCCGGCAAGATCGTCGCGCAACGCCTCATAGCTTTTGCGTAGCGGCGCGGGATCGCGCAGGTGGCCCTCGCCATGTTGCTGTTCCAGCCGCGCCAGCGTCTCGCGGTTTTCCAAGAGAGCGTTTTCCGCCGCACGGCGGGTCCGGCCCTGCTCTCTCATCTGCTCCACAACTGCTTCAAATTCAGACCGCAAAAGCTTGTTCGGAAAAGTCTTTTCCAGAACATCGATCGAAGAAAATCCGAGCTGGACGGCAGCGTCGTGAAGTTTCGCCTCGGTATCGCGCAATTCATGCTGCCGGCGCGGCATGATCTCGATCGCCTGTTCGTAAAGCCCGCTCTCTGCCTGCAACCGGCCGATTTCGGCACGGCGTGCCATAAGCGCGTCGTCGACGACAAGCGCCTCCAGCTCCCGCCGCCCGTCCGTCTGTCTGGCCTCCTTGGCCTCTATCTGTTCAACCAGCCGGACGCGGCGGGTCTCGAGGTCACCGAGCTCCTCGCCGATACTGTCATCAATCGCGTCGATATCGGAAAATTCCGCAAGTGCCGCGCCATGCCCGTCGATCTCGCCCAGCAGCCCGCGCAGCCGCTGCAACCGTTCAAGCTCGCCGATCCGCCGCGCCCGCTGCGATTGCCGGTCCTCGACCACAGCGAAAGCCTGTTCGATATCGCGCTCCTCCTTCAGCAGCGCGGTCCAGTCGCTGGCGTTGAGCTGACGCTCGCGTTCGACCTTTCGGGCTTCGTCGTAACGGTCGAGCGCCTGGTAGAAACTGCGGTTCTGCGATTTGCGCGGGGCGTAGATGCCATCGGCTTCCGTTGCCAGCGCCTCGCTCGCCGAGCGTAGCCCCGTCAGCCCGGAAGCCGCGGAAAACAGCATCTGGCCGATCTCGCCGCCATCGGCCAGCATCTCGTCGGCGCCGGCCCTAAGCCTTGCCGAATCAAGGCCGAAGGCGCGTTCGAAAACGGCGCGGTCGAGACTGCCGAGAAAGACGGATAGCGCATCGTCGTTGAGCGCGGCCTCGGTGGATGCATCGAGCAATGTGTTGCTCCGGCCCTTGCGCCGACGAAAAGCGAGTTCGCCCCCCTCCCGCGCGCGCAAAGTGGCCCCAAGGCGCAGATCGCGCGCGGGATGCATGAAATCATAGCCGACATTGCGGTCGGGAAACCCGAACAGCAGATCGGAAAAGGCTGCAAGCGCCGAGGATTTTCCGGCTTCGTTCGGGCCGTAGACGACATGGAGCCCGGCGTCGGGGCGGAAGGCGATGGCGCGGTCGGTGAAGTGGCCGTAGCGGATGAGATCGAGCGACAGGAAACGCATCGTTCAGCCCTCGAGCCGGGCGGCAAGAATGGCGCGGGCATCCGCCAGCAGATCCGTGCGCGATGTTGAGAACGCCTCGTCCTTTGCATTGACGCCGCCGGGAAGCTTCACCGCGATTTCGTCGATCAGCCCCTCGATTTCGGTCCGGATCGCCTCATCACCGACGAGAGCATCGATCATGGCCTCGATGTCGAGATCATTTTCCCGGGCAAGGCGGGGAGAGGCTTCGGGCGCGGCCAGCGCGAGCACCAGTTTTTCCAGCCACAGATCGGCGTGAACCCGCTGGCAGGCGGCCTGGAGGTCGTCGTGCCACTCGCCATGCGCGGCAATCATCCGGTGGGCATTACCATGGGCGCCGGCAAGCGTGAGCCGCAACGCCACCGGCCGCGCATCCGCCGCCTCCGAAAGTGCGGCAAGTGCTGCCTCCACCGCCTGCAGGATATCGCTTTCGCGCATGCCGGGCTCAATCGTGACGGAAACGGCCTCGAAACGGGCGCGGTCGAGGATGATGCGCTGATAGCGGGGCGCGCCGTCCTCGACCGTCACAAGGACAGCGCCCTTGTCACCGGTCTCGCGGATATTGCGGCCCTGGAGATTGCCGGGATAGAGCGTCAGCGGATCGGCGGAGACCTCCTCGAAGGCATGGACATGGCCGAGCGCCCAGTAATCATAGCCGCGCGAGGCGAGATCTGCCGGGGTGCACGGCGCATAGACGGCATGCGGCGGCCGCCCCGAAAGCGATGTGTGCAGCACGCCGATGTTGAAATGGCCGGCGACCGCCGGCGGATAGGCAAGCGCCAGGTTATCGCCGGCCACGCGATCGGCGAAGCCCTGGCCGTGCAGCGCCACTTTCAGCCCCTCGATGATGAACGTCTCGGGATGCCGCGTCGAAAATTCGTGAACGCCGTCCGGCATCGCGATCGTGCGGGTGACGATGCTTTCGGCATCATGGTTGCCGCGCAGGAAATAGACCGGGATCGCGGCGCGCGAAAGCCGGGCGATCTCGCGGTTGAAGAACAGGCCGACGCTGTTGTCGCGCCATGCGCCGTCATAGACGTCGCCGGCAATCACCATGAAATCGACAGCCTGCTCGATCGCGCAATCGATCAGCGCCGTGAAGGCGTCGCGGCCGGCGGCGGCAAAGCGCTCGGCAATCTGCCGGTCCTTCAGCGCCAACCCTGAAAGGGGACTTCCAAGGTGCAGGTCGGCGGCATGGATGAAACGGAAGCTGGTCAAGGTTCCCTCATTTGTCTTCTCACCTCAAAGGGGTAAAAGAGTTCGCAACGACACTTCAACCCCAAAGCGCCGGTCCGGCGCTTTATCCCATCCGCATTTTCCAAGGGATGGGCCACCACCGGAGGATATCATGCACTATCACAATTTCGGCCGCACCGGACGGCCCGTTTCGAATATCGGCTTCGGCGCCTGGCAGATCGGCGGAAGCTGGGGTTCGGTGAGCGAAGATGACGGCCGCGCGGCCCTTCACGCCGCACTCGATTCGGGCATCAATTTCATCGATACGGCCGATGTTTACGGCGATGGCCGCTCCGAGAAAATCATCGCCGACGTGCTTGCAAATCGCGGCGGCCAGAAGCCGTTCGTCGCCACCAAGGCCGGACGCCGGCTCGATCCGCACACCGCCGATGGTTACAACCTGGAAAACCTCGAAGGCTTCGTCGACCGCAGCCTGAAAAACCTGAAGATGGAACGGCTGGATCTCGTACAGCTCCACTGCCCGCCGACCGAAGCGTTTTATCGTCCG from Martelella sp. NC20 includes these protein-coding regions:
- a CDS encoding metallophosphoesterase family protein; its protein translation is MTSFRFIHAADLHLGSPLSGLALKDRQIAERFAAAGRDAFTALIDCAIEQAVDFMVIAGDVYDGAWRDNSVGLFFNREIARLSRAAIPVYFLRGNHDAESIVTRTIAMPDGVHEFSTRHPETFIIEGLKVALHGQGFADRVAGDNLALAYPPAVAGHFNIGVLHTSLSGRPPHAVYAPCTPADLASRGYDYWALGHVHAFEEVSADPLTLYPGNLQGRNIRETGDKGAVLVTVEDGAPRYQRIILDRARFEAVSVTIEPGMRESDILQAVEAALAALSEAADARPVALRLTLAGAHGNAHRMIAAHGEWHDDLQAACQRVHADLWLEKLVLALAAPEASPRLARENDLDIEAMIDALVGDEAIRTEIEGLIDEIAVKLPGGVNAKDEAFSTSRTDLLADARAILAARLEG